The following coding sequences lie in one Micromonospora sp. R77 genomic window:
- a CDS encoding malectin domain-containing carbohydrate-binding protein, whose amino-acid sequence MSALGAAILGIATLFTPTPALAAAPNHDTMVSDVSSSLSPNIIDGNVVAIYDAGTKIIAAGSFTQAQNRGTSQPVVTQKYLLAFDKATGKIDTSFAPVLDRAVTAVIAGPTPGTFYVAGEFTQISGVNRRKLALLNVADGSLVTTFKPPALNGNVNDIAKVGDRLLLGGIFSTAGTATRNGLASVDATTGALDEYLTVSLSEHHNWTTGSTGASSGVGSEKLAVSPDGKQLVVIGNFKKAEGVVHDQIVRISLGDTSTSIMDWNTDRYSAACLSDSFDSYVRDVAFSPNGKYFVVVTTGAPFPGTLCDAAARWETSATGAGQTPTWVNYSGGDTFLSTGISEEAVYVGGHFRWANNPAGKNVAAPGAVGRASIAALDPASGLPLSWNPGRHPRGYGVTEMLVTPEGLWLGSDQDWIGNFDAKRGKIAFFPLTGGNAPHSTATKGLPGDVYQAGRAAQTEVLYRINAGGPTVNAIDGGPDWAGDTATAPSPFHNAGSSVTTYAADATVDSTVPSSTPISLFSSERWDQTTAPDMQWDLPVQAGTRVDVRLYLANRFAGTATAGKRKFDVSIDGVLKLNDFDPVAAAGGSSKGTMRSFSVVSDGMIDIDFGRVLENPLVQGIEVVKTAPTPTASDVLYRVNAGGDTLPAASGPSWAADTSAAPSALHNTGNEVTNYFTNATLDSTVPTGTPVELYNSERWDLTGAPNMEWNFPVPAGQQVQVRLYLANRYAGTATVGKRKFDVSIDGVLKLNDFDPVAEAGGTNRGTMRAFAVTSDGNVDVDFGPVLQNPLVQGIEIVKIPAVPSVTTANSVSKRSYDGATGVGTPTSVGNPDGTSWSSVKGAFWVGGDLFYGMNGALYRRKFDGVDFGSPTKLDPYHNAKWDAVQTGSAPEGQTYVGVTTNFYAEIPNVTGMFYSAGRMYYTLAGQSTLFWRWFTPDTGTVGAERNTVTGTTAFADAGGIFLDGDTLYVVSRNTGNLSSMDWSSGAPTGAATVRSGPDKDDVDWRGTAVFVGP is encoded by the coding sequence GTGTCCGCGCTCGGCGCTGCCATCCTCGGCATCGCCACGCTCTTCACCCCCACTCCCGCGCTCGCGGCCGCACCGAACCACGACACGATGGTCTCGGACGTCTCGTCCAGCCTGTCGCCGAACATCATCGACGGCAACGTGGTGGCGATCTACGACGCCGGCACCAAGATCATCGCCGCCGGTTCGTTCACCCAGGCCCAGAACCGCGGCACCTCGCAGCCCGTCGTGACGCAGAAGTACCTGCTGGCCTTCGACAAGGCGACCGGCAAGATCGACACCTCCTTCGCCCCGGTCCTCGACCGGGCCGTCACCGCGGTGATCGCCGGTCCCACCCCGGGGACGTTCTATGTCGCCGGTGAGTTCACCCAGATCAGCGGGGTCAACCGGCGCAAGCTCGCCCTGCTGAACGTGGCGGACGGTTCGCTGGTCACCACCTTCAAGCCGCCGGCGCTCAACGGCAACGTCAACGACATCGCCAAGGTCGGTGACCGGCTGCTGCTCGGCGGCATCTTCAGCACCGCCGGCACCGCGACCCGCAACGGCCTGGCCTCGGTCGACGCCACCACGGGCGCGCTGGACGAATACCTCACCGTGTCGCTGTCCGAGCACCACAACTGGACCACCGGCAGCACCGGTGCGTCCTCCGGCGTCGGCTCGGAGAAGCTCGCGGTCTCGCCGGACGGCAAGCAGCTCGTCGTCATCGGCAACTTCAAGAAGGCCGAGGGCGTCGTCCACGACCAGATCGTCCGGATCAGCCTGGGCGACACCTCCACCAGCATCATGGACTGGAACACCGACCGGTACTCGGCCGCCTGCCTGTCGGACTCGTTCGACTCGTACGTGCGGGACGTGGCGTTCTCGCCGAACGGCAAGTACTTCGTCGTGGTGACCACCGGTGCGCCGTTCCCGGGCACGCTGTGCGACGCCGCGGCCCGCTGGGAGACCTCGGCCACCGGCGCCGGCCAGACGCCCACCTGGGTGAACTACAGCGGCGGCGACACCTTCCTGTCGACCGGCATCAGCGAGGAGGCCGTCTACGTCGGCGGTCACTTCCGCTGGGCGAACAACCCCGCCGGCAAGAACGTCGCGGCGCCGGGCGCCGTCGGCCGGGCCAGCATCGCCGCCCTCGACCCGGCCAGCGGCCTGCCGCTGTCCTGGAACCCGGGCCGCCATCCCCGCGGCTACGGCGTGACCGAGATGCTGGTCACCCCCGAGGGCCTCTGGCTCGGCAGCGACCAGGACTGGATCGGCAACTTCGACGCCAAGCGCGGAAAGATCGCCTTCTTCCCGCTGACCGGGGGCAACGCGCCGCACTCCACCGCCACCAAGGGCCTGCCGGGCGACGTCTACCAGGCCGGCCGGGCGGCGCAGACCGAGGTGCTCTACCGGATCAACGCCGGCGGCCCGACGGTCAACGCGATCGACGGCGGCCCCGACTGGGCCGGCGACACCGCCACCGCGCCGAGCCCGTTCCACAACGCCGGCAGCAGCGTCACGACGTACGCGGCGGACGCGACGGTCGACTCGACCGTCCCGTCGAGCACGCCGATCTCGCTCTTCAGCAGCGAGCGGTGGGACCAGACCACCGCCCCGGACATGCAGTGGGACCTGCCGGTCCAGGCCGGCACCCGGGTCGACGTCCGGCTCTACCTGGCCAACCGGTTCGCCGGCACGGCGACGGCCGGCAAGCGGAAGTTCGACGTCAGCATCGACGGCGTGCTCAAGCTGAACGACTTCGACCCGGTGGCCGCGGCGGGCGGCAGCAGCAAGGGCACCATGCGGTCCTTCTCCGTGGTCAGCGACGGCATGATCGACATCGACTTCGGTCGCGTCCTGGAGAACCCGCTCGTCCAGGGCATCGAGGTGGTCAAGACCGCCCCGACGCCGACCGCGTCGGACGTCCTCTACCGGGTCAACGCCGGTGGCGACACGCTCCCCGCGGCCAGCGGGCCGAGCTGGGCCGCCGACACCTCGGCCGCGCCGAGCGCCCTGCACAACACCGGCAACGAGGTGACGAACTACTTCACCAACGCCACGCTCGACTCGACGGTGCCGACCGGCACCCCGGTGGAGCTGTACAACTCCGAGCGCTGGGACCTGACCGGCGCGCCGAACATGGAGTGGAACTTCCCGGTCCCCGCGGGCCAGCAGGTCCAGGTGCGGCTCTACCTCGCCAACCGGTACGCCGGCACCGCGACGGTCGGTAAGCGGAAGTTCGACGTCAGCATCGACGGCGTGCTCAAGCTGAACGACTTCGACCCGGTCGCCGAGGCCGGTGGCACCAACCGGGGCACCATGCGTGCCTTCGCCGTCACCAGTGACGGCAACGTGGACGTCGACTTCGGTCCGGTGCTGCAGAACCCGCTGGTCCAGGGCATCGAGATCGTCAAGATTCCCGCCGTACCGTCGGTCACCACCGCCAACTCGGTGAGCAAGCGGTCGTACGACGGCGCGACCGGGGTCGGTACGCCGACCTCGGTGGGGAACCCGGACGGCACCTCCTGGTCGAGCGTCAAGGGCGCGTTCTGGGTGGGCGGCGACCTGTTCTACGGCATGAACGGCGCGCTCTACCGCCGCAAGTTCGACGGCGTCGACTTCGGCAGCCCGACCAAGCTGGACCCGTACCACAACGCCAAGTGGGACGCGGTGCAGACGGGCTCCGCCCCGGAGGGGCAGACCTACGTCGGCGTCACCACGAACTTCTACGCCGAGATCCCGAACGTGACCGGCATGTTCTACAGCGCCGGCCGGATGTACTACACGCTGGCCGGTCAGAGCACCCTGTTCTGGCGCTGGTTCACGCCGGACACCGGCACCGTCGGTGCGGAGCGCAACACCGTCACGGGCACCACGGCCTTCGCCGACGCCGGTGGCATCTTCCTGGACGGCGACACGCTCTACGTCGTCTCCCGGAACACCGGCAACCTCTCCTCGATGGACTGGTCGAGCGGGGCCCCGACGGGTGCCGCGACGGTGCGCAGCGGCCCGGACAAGGACGACGTGGACTGGCGGGGCACGGCGGTCTTCGTCGGTCCGTGA
- a CDS encoding cyclic nucleotide-binding/CBS domain-containing protein, with product MQVREAMSSDVLVVGPEHTLRQAARMMSARGVGSAVVIDPDSEGVGIMTERDVLNAIGAGLDCDVERTAAHLTWDAVYAGPDWTVEEAAAAMARGGFRHLVVLDGREVAGVISVRDLMRVWAREHTPTRV from the coding sequence ATGCAGGTTCGAGAAGCGATGTCCAGCGACGTGCTCGTGGTCGGCCCGGAGCACACGCTCCGCCAGGCGGCCCGGATGATGTCGGCCCGCGGTGTCGGGTCGGCGGTCGTGATCGACCCGGACTCCGAAGGAGTGGGGATCATGACCGAACGCGACGTGCTCAACGCGATCGGCGCCGGCCTGGACTGCGACGTCGAACGTACCGCCGCCCACCTGACCTGGGACGCCGTCTATGCCGGACCGGACTGGACGGTGGAGGAGGCCGCCGCCGCCATGGCCCGCGGCGGCTTCCGCCACCTGGTGGTCCTCGACGGCCGGGAGGTGGCCGGGGTGATCTCGGTGCGGGACCTGATGCGGGTCTGGGCCCGCGAGCACACCCCCACCCGGGTCTGA
- a CDS encoding sugar phosphate nucleotidyltransferase gives MIGMVLAAGAGRRLRPYTDTLPKALVPVDGEITILDIALRNLAEVGLTEVVIVVGYAADAVVARQAALEEKYGVTITLVHNDKAEEWNNAYSLWLAREHFARGVLLVNGDTVHPVSVEKTLLAERGPGILLAVDNIKALAEEEMKTTFDAAGQLTRITKLMDPGEAYGEYIGATLIEPQVADALADALEATWRRDPNLYYEDGYQEFADRGGEVRAAPIGDVSWVEVDNHADLARAREIACRY, from the coding sequence ATGATCGGGATGGTGCTCGCGGCCGGTGCGGGGCGCCGACTGCGCCCGTACACCGACACCCTGCCCAAGGCGTTGGTGCCGGTGGACGGTGAGATCACCATCCTGGACATCGCGTTGCGCAACCTCGCCGAGGTCGGGCTGACCGAGGTGGTGATCGTGGTCGGCTACGCGGCGGACGCGGTCGTCGCGCGGCAGGCGGCGCTGGAGGAGAAGTACGGCGTCACGATCACGCTGGTGCACAACGACAAGGCCGAGGAGTGGAACAACGCCTACTCGCTCTGGCTGGCCCGGGAGCACTTCGCCCGGGGGGTGCTGCTGGTCAACGGTGACACCGTGCACCCGGTGAGCGTGGAGAAGACCCTGCTGGCCGAGCGCGGCCCGGGGATCCTGCTGGCGGTCGACAACATCAAGGCGCTGGCCGAGGAGGAGATGAAGACCACCTTCGACGCGGCCGGGCAGCTCACCCGGATCACCAAGCTGATGGACCCGGGCGAGGCGTACGGGGAGTACATCGGCGCGACGCTGATCGAGCCGCAGGTGGCCGACGCGCTGGCCGACGCCCTGGAGGCGACCTGGCGGCGGGATCCGAACCTCTACTACGAGGACGGCTACCAGGAGTTCGCCGACCGGGGCGGCGAGGTGCGGGCGGCGCCGATCGGCGACGTGTCCTGGGTCGAGGTCGACAACCACGCCGACCTGGCCCGGGCGCGGGAGATCGCGTGCCGCTACTAG
- a CDS encoding iron-containing alcohol dehydrogenase family protein, giving the protein MPLLARTILTPLHIDVRRGAVADLAAILVDGRISAGGDVAVVVGPGQGEQIAELIRPSLRSADVFTVAGGTLDAADDLGAKLRHRSYDAVVGIGGGKTIDVAKYAATRRGLPMVTVATALANDGIASPVASLVTDGIKGSYGVHIPIAVIVDLDFVEAGPERHNRAGIGDVVSNISALADWELARQVRGEPVDGLAASLARMGAEAVLAHRGDMTDDAFVTVLAEALISSGLAMAVCGTSRPSSGGCHEIMHAVDALFPGTASHGELAGLGALFCTFLRGDERRFAEMSACLSRHNLPRLPADVGLTDDQFVEAVQFAPATRPDRYTILEHLAMSPTETRERLADYAGALRDLG; this is encoded by the coding sequence GTGCCGCTACTAGCCCGGACCATCCTCACCCCGCTCCACATCGACGTGCGGCGGGGTGCGGTGGCGGACCTGGCCGCGATCCTGGTCGACGGGCGGATCTCGGCCGGCGGTGACGTGGCGGTGGTGGTCGGCCCCGGGCAGGGCGAGCAGATCGCCGAGCTGATCCGGCCGTCGCTTCGCTCGGCGGACGTGTTCACCGTGGCCGGCGGCACCCTGGACGCCGCCGACGACCTGGGTGCGAAGCTGCGCCACCGGTCGTACGACGCGGTGGTGGGGATCGGCGGCGGCAAGACCATCGACGTGGCGAAGTACGCCGCCACGCGGCGCGGGTTGCCCATGGTGACCGTGGCGACCGCGCTGGCCAACGACGGCATCGCGTCGCCGGTGGCGAGCCTGGTCACCGACGGGATCAAGGGCTCGTACGGGGTGCACATCCCGATCGCGGTGATCGTGGACCTGGACTTCGTCGAGGCGGGCCCGGAGCGGCACAACCGGGCGGGCATCGGCGACGTGGTGAGCAACATCAGCGCCCTGGCCGACTGGGAGCTGGCCCGGCAGGTACGCGGCGAGCCGGTCGACGGGTTGGCCGCCTCGCTGGCCCGGATGGGTGCCGAGGCGGTGCTGGCGCACCGGGGCGACATGACCGACGACGCCTTCGTCACCGTGCTCGCCGAGGCGCTGATCTCCAGCGGCCTGGCGATGGCGGTCTGCGGCACGAGCCGCCCGTCCAGCGGCGGCTGCCACGAGATCATGCACGCGGTCGACGCGCTCTTCCCCGGCACCGCCTCGCACGGTGAGCTGGCCGGGCTGGGGGCACTGTTCTGCACGTTCCTGCGCGGCGACGAGCGCCGGTTCGCCGAGATGTCGGCCTGCCTGTCCCGGCACAACCTGCCCCGGCTGCCCGCCGACGTGGGTCTCACCGACGACCAGTTCGTGGAGGCGGTGCAGTTCGCGCCGGCGACCCGGCCGGACCGCTACACGATCCTCGAACACCTGGCGATGTCGCCTACCGAGACGCGGGAGCGGCTGGCAGACTACGCCGGTGCACTCCGCGACCTTGGCTGA
- a CDS encoding CDP-alcohol phosphatidyltransferase family protein — translation MHSATLAEPSRPTVADFHRVNRGGGLFSESVSQWLGAVFALGAQRLGLRPTALTIANLLLGLAASVTVVALAGRVAAGSVPAWVVGLVALLGWQIAYALDCADGQLARVTGQGSAAGARVDVLCDVAAQIALVTALGATAVAQRPTTPTWLVAVFAGTWMVNLVTSVMQAGPNAASMVTSTSLPVRVLKLVRDYGAVIFLAGLVLTFAPALTVWVIVAFTVVNGGFLLASIAFSARASLR, via the coding sequence GTGCACTCCGCGACCTTGGCTGAGCCGTCCCGCCCCACCGTCGCCGACTTCCACCGGGTGAACCGGGGCGGCGGCCTGTTCAGCGAGTCGGTCAGCCAGTGGCTGGGCGCGGTCTTCGCGCTGGGCGCCCAGCGGCTCGGCCTGCGCCCGACCGCGCTGACCATCGCCAACCTGCTGCTCGGCCTGGCCGCCTCGGTGACCGTGGTGGCGCTCGCCGGCCGGGTCGCCGCCGGGTCCGTCCCGGCCTGGGTGGTCGGGCTGGTCGCGCTGCTGGGCTGGCAGATCGCGTACGCCCTGGACTGCGCCGACGGCCAGCTCGCGCGGGTTACCGGTCAGGGCAGCGCGGCCGGTGCCCGCGTCGACGTGCTCTGCGACGTGGCCGCCCAGATCGCCCTGGTCACCGCCCTCGGGGCGACCGCCGTGGCGCAGCGCCCGACGACGCCGACCTGGCTGGTGGCGGTCTTCGCCGGCACCTGGATGGTCAACCTGGTGACCTCGGTGATGCAGGCGGGCCCGAACGCGGCCAGCATGGTCACCTCGACGTCCCTGCCCGTACGCGTGCTGAAGCTGGTCCGCGACTACGGCGCGGTGATCTTCCTGGCCGGCCTGGTGCTGACCTTCGCGCCAGCCCTGACGGTCTGGGTGATCGTGGCGTTCACCGTCGTCAACGGCGGCTTCCTGCTGGCGAGCATCGCCTTCTCCGCCCGCGCCTCCCTGCGCTGA
- a CDS encoding glycosyltransferase family 4 protein produces MRIVVAHNRYREAQPSGENTIVDAEIDQLTAAGVEVLPFLRSSDEIPSMSRTAKALLPISPIWAPKAQHDLDRLLTAHRPDVLHLHNPYPLLSPWVVRTAHRHGVPVVQTVHNYRQVCSSGLYFRDGVICQDCRGRALGVPAIVHRCYRGSRAQSALMATTLAVHRPTWKSVDRFIALTTAVADHLRDYGIPAERIVVKPNAIPDPGPPAPLGEGFLFLGRLSPEKGLDLLLEAWRRHPDGALGPLRIAGDGELRPLVEAAAAERADVTFLGPLDRAGVRAALDASAVVLATSTWHDVLPTVIIEALASGRPVLGTALGGIPYLVGADAPREPAGTGPAGAHSAVAGSAAGPALSSAAVPAPLPAGIESGEAGWVVAPEPAALAAALPVARAGAAALAPAARARYERTFHPEVVTRQLLDIYAGVPHPPHPA; encoded by the coding sequence GTGAGAATCGTGGTGGCACACAACCGGTACCGGGAAGCTCAGCCGTCCGGCGAGAACACCATCGTCGACGCCGAGATCGACCAGCTGACCGCGGCCGGCGTGGAGGTGCTGCCGTTCCTGCGGAGCTCCGACGAGATCCCGTCGATGTCGCGGACGGCGAAGGCGCTGCTGCCGATCTCGCCGATCTGGGCGCCGAAGGCCCAGCACGACCTGGACCGCCTGCTCACCGCGCACCGGCCGGACGTGCTGCACCTGCACAACCCGTACCCGCTGCTCTCGCCCTGGGTGGTGCGGACGGCGCACCGGCACGGCGTGCCGGTGGTGCAGACGGTGCACAACTACCGGCAGGTCTGCTCCTCCGGGCTCTACTTCCGGGACGGCGTGATCTGCCAGGACTGCCGGGGGCGGGCGCTGGGCGTGCCGGCGATCGTGCACCGCTGCTACCGGGGTTCCCGGGCCCAGAGCGCACTGATGGCCACCACGCTCGCGGTGCACCGGCCCACCTGGAAGTCCGTCGACCGGTTCATCGCGCTCACCACCGCCGTCGCCGACCACCTGCGGGACTACGGCATCCCGGCGGAGCGGATCGTGGTGAAGCCGAACGCGATTCCCGACCCGGGCCCGCCCGCGCCGCTCGGCGAGGGCTTCCTCTTCCTCGGCCGGCTCTCGCCGGAGAAGGGCCTCGACCTGCTGCTGGAGGCGTGGCGACGGCACCCGGACGGCGCGCTGGGGCCGCTGCGGATCGCCGGCGACGGCGAGTTGCGCCCACTGGTCGAGGCGGCCGCCGCCGAGCGGGCCGACGTGACGTTCCTGGGTCCGCTCGACCGCGCCGGGGTGCGCGCCGCGCTGGACGCCAGCGCGGTGGTCCTGGCGACCTCCACCTGGCACGACGTCCTGCCGACCGTGATCATCGAGGCGTTGGCGAGCGGCCGGCCGGTGTTGGGCACCGCGCTCGGCGGCATCCCCTATCTGGTCGGCGCGGACGCCCCCCGGGAGCCCGCCGGCACCGGACCGGCCGGCGCCCACTCGGCCGTCGCGGGTTCCGCTGCCGGGCCGGCCCTCTCGTCGGCTGCCGTGCCGGCCCCGCTGCCGGCCGGGATCGAGTCGGGCGAGGCCGGCTGGGTGGTCGCCCCGGAGCCGGCCGCGCTGGCCGCCGCGCTGCCGGTGGCCCGGGCCGGTGCCGCCGCGCTGGCGCCCGCCGCCCGCGCCCGCTACGAGCGCACCTTCCACCCCGAAGTGGTCACCAGGCAGCTCCTCGACATCTACGCCGGCGTACCCCACCCCCCACACCCCGCCTGA
- a CDS encoding Fpg/Nei family DNA glycosylase, protein MPELPEVEALAGYLRERAVGRRVDRIEVAAISALKTYDPAPSAVAGRPVVGAGRHGKFLDVVFDGGLHLVVHLARAGWLHYREAFPSAAPLRPGKGPIALRVRLDDGSGFDLTEAGTQKKLAAYLVTDPAQVPGVAKLGPDALGADLATFAERLRSRRGQVKGVLTDQAVLAGIGNAYSDEILHAAKLSPFAITDRLTDDQLATLHAATRAVLGDAVRRSAGQRAAELKGEKRSGLKVHARTGLPCPVCGDSVREVSFADSSLQYCPTCQTGGKPLADRRLSRLVR, encoded by the coding sequence ATGCCTGAGCTACCGGAGGTGGAAGCGCTCGCCGGCTATCTGCGGGAGCGCGCGGTGGGGCGGCGGGTCGACCGGATCGAGGTCGCCGCGATCAGCGCCCTGAAGACGTACGACCCGGCGCCGAGCGCGGTCGCGGGCCGGCCGGTGGTCGGCGCCGGCCGGCACGGCAAGTTCCTCGACGTGGTCTTCGACGGCGGCCTGCACCTGGTGGTCCACCTGGCCCGGGCGGGCTGGCTGCACTACCGGGAGGCGTTCCCGTCCGCCGCGCCGCTGCGCCCCGGCAAGGGCCCGATCGCCCTGCGGGTACGCCTCGACGACGGCTCCGGGTTCGACCTGACCGAGGCCGGCACCCAGAAGAAGCTGGCCGCCTACCTGGTGACCGATCCGGCCCAGGTGCCGGGCGTGGCGAAGCTCGGTCCGGACGCGCTCGGCGCCGACCTGGCCACCTTCGCCGAGCGGCTGCGCAGCCGGCGGGGCCAGGTCAAGGGAGTCCTGACCGACCAGGCGGTGCTGGCCGGGATCGGCAACGCGTATTCGGACGAGATCCTGCACGCGGCGAAGCTCTCCCCGTTCGCGATCACCGACCGGCTCACCGACGACCAGCTCGCCACCCTGCACGCGGCGACCCGCGCGGTGCTCGGCGACGCGGTACGCCGCTCGGCCGGGCAGCGGGCCGCCGAGCTGAAGGGGGAGAAGCGGTCCGGGCTGAAGGTGCACGCCCGCACCGGCCTGCCGTGTCCGGTCTGCGGCGACTCGGTGCGCGAGGTCTCCTTCGCCGATTCCAGCCTCCAGTACTGCCCCACCTGCCAGACCGGCGGGAAGCCGCTCGCTGACCGTCGGTTGTCCCGACTCGTACGGTGA
- a CDS encoding sugar transferase yields the protein MRHVDSFEIQPPTPPSHNGVPRSAWARARRRVSRWHRPYILLLLVLDFGAAALASWAAVQTFDQAASGFSGTKEDPTWFHTVSFLLLPLGWLIILWGNRAYDRRYLGLGPDEFKRVVRGGVAVAATVSFIAFATKTELSRWTVGFALLGALLLILFGRFMARFLLHLLRRRVGQAGHRMVLVGTLPECLEVYTAVTRNTGAGLLPVAIHLTDGYAAARGIETPVPVHAGRDVLALVREVGGDTIAVCGSASAEPGELRRLAWQLEGSGVDLVVAPQLTDIAGPRVHIRPIEGLPLLYVEEPTLSGPALLVKNLMDRVAAGLGLLLLAPLFLAIAIAIRISDPGPVFFRQPRVGHEGRTFRVWKFRTMYVDAEERLAGLVDQNETDGMLFKMKEDPRVFPVGRFLRASSLDELPQLINVLWGEMSLVGPRPLPADDGDFLGDVRRRLLVRPGMTGLWQVSGRSDLSWDEAVRLDLYYVDNWSLAYDLSILWRTVGVVLARKGAY from the coding sequence GTGCGGCACGTCGACAGCTTCGAGATCCAGCCGCCGACTCCGCCGTCGCACAACGGCGTACCCCGGTCGGCGTGGGCCCGCGCCCGTCGGCGGGTGTCGCGCTGGCACCGTCCCTACATCCTGCTGCTGCTGGTGCTGGACTTCGGTGCGGCGGCCCTGGCCAGCTGGGCCGCGGTCCAGACCTTCGACCAGGCCGCCTCGGGCTTCTCCGGCACCAAGGAGGACCCGACCTGGTTCCACACCGTCTCCTTCCTGCTGCTGCCGCTCGGCTGGTTGATCATCCTGTGGGGCAACCGGGCGTACGACCGGCGCTATCTGGGCCTCGGTCCGGACGAGTTCAAGCGGGTCGTCCGGGGTGGGGTGGCGGTCGCCGCGACCGTCTCCTTCATCGCCTTCGCCACCAAGACCGAGCTGTCCCGGTGGACCGTCGGCTTCGCGCTGCTCGGGGCGCTGCTGCTCATCCTCTTCGGGCGCTTCATGGCCCGCTTCCTGCTGCACCTGCTGCGCCGCAGGGTGGGCCAGGCCGGACACCGGATGGTGCTGGTGGGCACCCTGCCGGAGTGCCTGGAGGTCTACACCGCGGTCACCCGCAACACCGGCGCCGGCCTCCTCCCGGTGGCCATCCACCTCACTGACGGTTACGCCGCCGCCCGGGGCATCGAGACGCCGGTGCCGGTCCACGCCGGCCGGGACGTGCTGGCCCTGGTCCGGGAGGTCGGCGGGGACACCATCGCGGTCTGCGGCTCGGCCAGCGCCGAGCCGGGCGAGCTGCGCCGGCTCGCCTGGCAGCTGGAGGGCTCCGGCGTCGACCTGGTGGTCGCCCCGCAGCTCACCGACATCGCCGGCCCCCGGGTGCACATCCGCCCCATCGAGGGCCTGCCGCTGCTGTACGTCGAGGAGCCGACCCTGTCGGGGCCGGCGCTCCTGGTCAAGAACCTGATGGACCGGGTCGCCGCCGGGCTGGGCCTGCTGCTGCTCGCTCCGCTCTTCCTCGCCATCGCCATCGCCATCCGGATCTCCGACCCCGGACCGGTCTTCTTCCGCCAGCCCCGGGTCGGCCACGAGGGGCGGACCTTCCGGGTCTGGAAGTTCCGCACCATGTACGTGGACGCCGAGGAGCGGCTGGCCGGGCTGGTCGACCAGAACGAGACCGACGGCATGCTGTTCAAGATGAAGGAGGATCCCCGGGTCTTCCCGGTGGGCCGCTTCCTGCGCGCCTCATCGCTGGACGAGCTGCCCCAGCTGATCAACGTGCTGTGGGGCGAGATGTCCCTGGTCGGCCCGCGTCCGCTCCCCGCCGACGACGGCGACTTCCTGGGCGACGTACGCCGCCGGCTGCTGGTGCGGCCGGGCATGACCGGGCTGTGGCAGGTGTCCGGCCGGTCCGACCTGTCCTGGGACGAGGCGGTCCGGCTGGACCTCTACTACGTCGACAACTGGTCGCTGGCGTACGACCTGAGCATCCTGTGGCGCACCGTGGGCGTGGTGCTGGCCCGCAAGGGCGCGTACTAG
- a CDS encoding LytTR family DNA-binding domain-containing protein — MGTSGFLRVLAVDDEPPALDELAYHLRADPRVARLHTAGDATEALRVLRDGDVDVVFLDIRMPGLDGMELARVLRRFARPPAIVFVTAYDDGAVDAFDLGATDYVRKPVRAERLAESLRRVIGARVVPSHPAALARAEEDPAIPIELAGTTRMLPRSAVRWVEAQGDYARLHTAEGSHLVRVSLATLAERWADAGFVRVHRSYLVQLKLIAELRLVNSGYVVVVDSTELPVSRRHTRELKDKLVRAAKQDWSR; from the coding sequence GTGGGCACGTCGGGATTCCTGCGGGTGCTGGCGGTGGACGACGAACCACCGGCGCTGGACGAGTTGGCGTACCACCTGCGGGCCGATCCGCGGGTGGCCCGGCTGCACACGGCCGGGGACGCGACCGAGGCGCTGCGGGTGCTCCGCGACGGTGACGTGGACGTGGTCTTCCTCGACATCCGGATGCCCGGTCTGGACGGGATGGAGCTGGCCCGGGTGCTGCGCCGGTTCGCCCGGCCGCCGGCGATCGTCTTCGTCACCGCGTACGACGACGGCGCGGTGGACGCGTTCGACCTGGGCGCGACGGACTACGTCCGCAAACCGGTCCGGGCGGAGCGGCTGGCCGAGTCGCTGCGCCGGGTGATCGGCGCCCGGGTGGTGCCGTCGCATCCGGCCGCCCTGGCGCGGGCGGAGGAGGACCCGGCCATCCCGATCGAACTGGCCGGGACGACCCGGATGCTGCCCCGCTCGGCGGTGCGCTGGGTGGAGGCGCAGGGCGACTACGCACGGCTGCACACCGCGGAGGGCTCCCACCTGGTCCGGGTGTCGCTGGCCACGCTCGCGGAACGCTGGGCGGATGCCGGCTTCGTCCGGGTGCACCGGTCGTACCTGGTGCAGTTGAAGCTGATCGCCGAGCTGCGCCTGGTCAACTCCGGCTATGTGGTGGTGGTCGACTCGACGGAGCTGCCGGTCAGCCGCCGGCACACCCGGGAGCTGAAGGACAAGCTGGTCCGCGCGGCGAAGCAGGACTGGAGCCGCTGA